The Halobacterium sp. CBA1132 genome has a segment encoding these proteins:
- a CDS encoding 30S ribosomal protein S6e yields MATFQVVVADPESGRSYQQEVDGQDANRFLGLEIGDEVDGEAVGLDGYTVEITGGSDAAGRPMRSDVNGAALKDVMLKGGPGFNPEDDGQRKRVTVRGKEVSEAVAQLNVSISERGEESVESLYGEGDAEADADAEEAEA; encoded by the coding sequence ATGGCTACGTTCCAAGTTGTCGTCGCCGACCCCGAGTCGGGGCGAAGCTACCAGCAGGAGGTAGACGGACAGGACGCGAACCGGTTCCTCGGCCTCGAAATCGGCGACGAAGTCGACGGCGAAGCCGTCGGCCTCGACGGCTACACCGTCGAAATCACTGGCGGCAGCGACGCCGCCGGCCGACCGATGCGCAGCGACGTCAACGGCGCCGCGCTGAAGGACGTGATGCTCAAGGGCGGCCCCGGATTCAACCCCGAGGACGACGGCCAGCGCAAGCGCGTCACCGTCCGCGGGAAGGAAGTCTCCGAAGCGGTCGCGCAGCTCAACGTCTCCATCAGCGAGCGCGGCGAGGAGTCCGTCGAGTCTCTCTACGGCGAAGGCGACGCCGAAGCGGACGCGGACGCCGAGGAAGCCGAAGCCTAA
- a CDS encoding DUF5807 family protein has translation MSDYDAYLAGDRTDDVALYLSESYVSDVDKLADRDDAERVEDVRESQSDSRSPSEAQSASEDGVVLVVEGERGRSVFQKITGMGAMDFGSAAMDNPGHVDSDLSGGDCPHADDGDEHSAQFAFSFAEPKNEEVGGLYAEGDVIHAYVYCSCGESYSDKWLAGER, from the coding sequence GTGAGCGACTACGACGCGTATCTCGCCGGCGACAGGACCGACGACGTCGCACTCTACCTCTCCGAGTCGTACGTCTCCGACGTGGACAAACTGGCCGACCGCGACGACGCCGAACGGGTCGAGGACGTTCGAGAATCGCAAAGCGATTCTCGCAGCCCATCAGAAGCGCAGAGCGCTTCTGAGGACGGAGTCGTCCTCGTCGTCGAGGGCGAGCGCGGCCGCAGCGTCTTCCAGAAAATCACGGGGATGGGCGCGATGGACTTCGGGTCTGCCGCGATGGACAACCCCGGGCACGTCGACAGCGACCTCTCGGGCGGTGATTGCCCGCACGCCGACGACGGTGACGAACACAGCGCGCAGTTCGCGTTCTCGTTCGCGGAACCGAAAAACGAGGAGGTCGGCGGCCTCTACGCGGAGGGCGACGTCATCCACGCCTACGTCTACTGTTCCTGCGGGGAGTCGTACTCCGACAAGTGGCTCGCGGGCGAGCGCTAG